In the Hylaeus volcanicus isolate JK05 chromosome 1, UHH_iyHylVolc1.0_haploid, whole genome shotgun sequence genome, one interval contains:
- the LOC128879106 gene encoding arginine--tRNA ligase, cytoplasmic yields MSAENLEMFHKRAAAAEEEIAFLKQEIEFLRENIISNNSKLNSAAKDEYTKLEQENIKLKHRVAILKRTIETDRAKMQSGTKAAPTCAKSIYAALSELFADAISTAYPDVPNPPVILAYSNNEKFGDYQCNSAMPLTKLLGNSGIKTSPRDVALNIMSKVKDCNLISQMNVAGAGYINIFIKREFVQTMLGNLVKAGKAFPPYVKKQKVVVDFSSPNIAKEMHVGHLRSTIIGESISRLLEFLGHDVLRINHVGDWGTQFGMLIAHLQDRFPDYLTVCPPITDLQSFYKESKERFDKDEEFKKRAYNCVVKLQAFDPDMTKAWQLICDVSRKEFQKLYDRLDIKLIERGESFYQKRMEAIVKELDEKGLLEEDEGRKVMWGKRDNEIPLTIVKSDGGFTYDTSDMAAIKQRIEEEKADRVIYVTDAGQAMHFQVLKNCAERAGIVKSHHRIDHVGFGVVLGQDKKKFKTRSGDTVKLSDLLDEGLKRTLQKLKEKERDKVLTAEELKIAQESIAYGCIKYADLSHNRNHEYVFSFDKMLEDKGNTAVYLLYALTRICSIARLANLSREKLQEHAQTTPISLKHEKEWKLAKVLIKFHDILIKITEDLYLHTLCEYCYEISCAFAEFYDNCYCIEKDKEGKLINVHMGRMLLIEATAIIMETCFSILGLKPVTRM; encoded by the exons ATGTCTgcagaaaatttggaaatgttTCACAAAAGAGCAGCTGCAGCG GAAGAAGAGATAGCTTTTTTAAAGCAAGAAATCGAATTTCtacgagaaaatattatatctaaTAATTCCAAATTGAACTCTGCAGCTAAAGATGAATACACGAAATTAGAGCaggaaaatatcaaattaaagcATAGAGTAGCTATACTCAAAAGG ACTATTGAGACTGATAGAGCAAAAATGCAAAGTGGAACAAAAGCTGCACCAACATGTGCAAAGAGTATATATGCTGCTTTATCTGAATTATTTGCAGATGCTATTTCTACTGCTTATCCAGATGTTCCTAATCCTCCAGTAATTTTAGCATACagcaataatgaaaaatttgggGATTATCAATGTAACAGTGCTATGCCACTTACTAAATTACTTGGTAACAGTG GTATTAAAACATCTCCACGCGATGTTGCACTTAACATAATGTCAAAAGTAAAAGATTGCAATTTAATCTCTCAAATGAATGTTGCTGGTGCcggttatataaatatatttataaaacgagAATTTGTACAAACAATGTTAGGTAATTTAGTAAAAGCAGGAAAAGCGTTTCCACCATacgtaaaaaaacaaaaagttgttgTAGATTTTTCTAGTCCTAACATTGCTAAAGAAATGCATGTTGGACATCTAAGATCCACTATAATTGGTGAAAGTATTTCAAGACTCTTAGAATTCTTAGGACACGATGTGCTTAGAATAAATCATGTTGGTGATTGGGGCACCCAATTTGGAATGTTAATAGCTCACCTTCAGGATAGATTCCCAGACTATTTGACTGTGTGTCCACCTATTACAGACCTTCAg AGTTTTTATAAAGAATCAAAGGAAAGATTTGATAAAGatgaagaatttaagaaacgtGCATATAACTGTGTTGTCAAGTTACAAGCATTTGACCCTGACATGACAAAAGCATGGCAACTGATTTGTGATGTTTCTAGAAAAG AGTTCCAAAAGTTGTACGATCGATTGgacattaaattaatagaaagagGTGAATCTTTTTACCAGAAACGTATGGAAGCAATAGTTAAAGAATTAGACGAAAAGGGATTATTAGAGGAAGACGAAGGACGAAAAGTAATGTGGGGCAAACGTGACAACGAAATACCTTTAACTATCGTAAAATCTGACGGTGGTTTTACATACGATACTTCAGACATGGCAGCCATTAAACAACGAATAGAAGAAGAGAAAGCTGATCGA gTAATATATGTAACAGATGCTGGCCAAGCTATGCACTTTCAAGTATTAAAAAACTGTGCAGAACGAGCGGGAATTGTAAAAAGTCATCATCGAATAGACCACGTCGGATTTGGTGTAGTTCTTGGtcaagataaaaagaaatttaagacCCGATCCGGTGATACAGTAAAATTAAGTGATTTATTAGATGAAGGTTTGAAAAGGAcacttcaaaaattgaaagaaaaggaacGTGACAAAGTTCTCACGGCagaggaattaaaaatagctCAAGAATCTATTGCTTATGGATGTATAAAGTACGCGGATTTATCGCATAACAGAAATCACgaatatgtattttctttcgataaaATGCTCGAGGATAAAGGGAATACAGCAGTATATTTGCTGTATGCTCTAACCAGAATATGTTCTATCGCGAGATTAGCTAACCTTTCGCGCGAGAAATTACAAGAACATGCACAAACTACTCCCATTTCATTGAAGCATGAGAAGGAGTGGAAATTAGCTAAAGTATTAATCAAATTCCatgatatattaattaaaattacggaAGATTTGTACTTACATACATTATGCGAGTATTGTTACGAAATCTCATGCGCGTTCGCAGAGTTCTACGATAATTGTTATTGTATTGAAAAAGACAAAGagggaaaattaataaatgtacatatgGGGCGTATGTTATTAATAGAAGCTACTGCAATTATCATGGAAACATGTTTTTCAATATTAGGTCTAAAACCAGTTACACGTATGTGA
- the LOC128879095 gene encoding leucine--tRNA ligase, cytoplasmic isoform X1, whose protein sequence is MAVERKGTFKVEYLQNIEKEIQAKWEADKVYEEDAPLKPRKSPEEKFLATFPFPYMNGRLHLGHTFSLSKCEFAVRYNRLLGKKVLFPFGFHCTGMPIKACADKLKREMELYGYPPQFPEEQKAKEEVIDDIIIKDKSKGTKSKAVAKTVSAKYQWQIMQTLGLEHEEIKNFADSEYWLNYFPPLAVQDLKSIGLHIDWRRTFITTDANPFFDSFVRWQFEHLKAKNKIKYGKRYTVYSPKDGQPCMDHDRSTGEGVGPQEYTLIKMKLQEPYPTSLKSLSGKPVYLVAATLRPETMYGQTNCWIHPDMNYIAYTLSNGDIYISTERAARNMAYQGFFKEEGKISIALKLTGKDILGLPVEAPITINKIIYTLPMMTIKEDKGTGVVTSVPSDSPDDYAALMDLKKKQALREKYGITDEMVLPYDPIPIIDVPEFGNLSAVIVYDKLKIQSQNDKAKLLEAKEMVYLKGFYDGVLLVGKYKGKKVQDVKKQLQKELIDEGKAVIYYEPEKTVISRSNDECVVALCNQWYLVYGEESWKKEATVALNNLNTFHDEVKRNFMACLDWLREYACSRTYGLGTKLPWDEDWLIESLSDSTIYMAYYTVAHLLQGGTFKGDKPNTYNIKANQMTPKVWDYIFFKDAKFPKTDIRKDALNHMRREFQYWYPVDLRVSGKDLVQNHLTFFIYNHVAVWSTQPELWPKGIRANGHLLLNSSKMSKSEGNFLTLAEAVEKFSADGMRLCLADSGDSIEDANFVESMANAGILRLYNFIEWVKEVLALKSTFRQGKPDTFNDKVFESEMNLKIRETGDNYSKMLYKEALKTGFFELQAARDKYIQLSALDGINWTLIMRFIELQIILLSPICPHVTEHVWKLIGKEGSILNARWPQIREIDEILIKSSEYLMDAAHSFRLLLKSYMTPRKTSSNKNGTAIEKPTEGIIWVAKTYPSWQSTVLTTMKDLYLKNSNKLPENKIIAVELGKLQELKKYMKRVMPFVQVIREKMGLIGLSALNLTLDFDEFKVLRDNKSYLENTLDLDTVIVKYTDEAPEKTKEECCPGSPYMNFFCKPGVTVCVINPQKCSGLFRLYIKIANEDSVANVISRISKENKQIKDPSSVFLYRYNDPLLGSRIKPICDDILKGKTEIPKNSTFNVDTENKTVKVSVQGSVYDIGNELIYTVQSEKN, encoded by the exons atg GCAGTAGAAAGGAAAGGAACATTTAAAGTAGAATAtcttcaaaatattgaaaaagagATACAAGCCAAATGGGAAGCTGATAAAGTATATGAGGAAGATGCTCCTTTAAAACCTAGAAAATCACCAGAGGAAAAATTTTTGGCAACTTTCCCTTTTCCTTATATGAATGGGAGACTTCATCTTGGTCACACATTTTCATTATCTAAATGCGAG TTTGCTGTACGTTACAATCGTTTATTAGGGAAGAAAGTCCTTTTTCCATTTGGTTTCCATTGCACAGGTATGCCCATCAAAGCATGTGCAGATAAACTTAAAAGAGAAATGGAATTGTATGGTTATCCACCACAGTTTCCTGAAGAACAAAAAGCAAAAGAAGAAGTCATAgatgatattataataaaggACAAAAGTAAAGGAACAAAG agcAAAGCTGTTGCAAAGACTGTTAGTGCAAAATATCAATGGCAAATTATGCAAACCCTTGGTTTGGAACATGAAGAGATAAAGAATTTTGCTGACTCTGAATATTGGTTAAACTATTTTCCACCTCTTGCTGTTCAagatttaaaatcaattgGATTACAT ATAGATTGGCGCAGAACATTTATTACAACTGATGCAAATCCATTTTTTGATTCATTTGTACGGTGGCaatttgaacatttaaaagcaaagaacaaaataaaatatgggaAAAGGTATACAGTTTATTCACCAAAGGATGGGCAACCTTGTATGGATCATGATAGATCAACAGGAGAAGGAGTAGGACCACAAGAATACACattgattaaaatgaaattacaagaacCTTATCCTACAAGCCTGAAGTCCCTTTCTGGCAAACCAGTTTATTTAGTAGCTGCCACTCTGAGGCCAGAAACAATGTATGGTCAAACAAACTGCTGGATTCATCCAGATATGAATTATATTGCATATACTCTGTCAAATggagatatttatatatcaacAGAAAGAGCAGCACGGAACATGGCCTATCAAGGTTTCTTTAAAGAGGAGGGAAAGATATCAATTGCCTTAAAACTTACTGGAAAAGATATACTAGGATTACCTGTAGAAGCACCTATtacaattaacaaaataatttacactttACCAATGATGACTATCAAAGAAGACAAAGGTACCGGAGTTGTTACTTCTGTACCTAGTGATTCTCCTGATGATTATGCAGCCTTAATggacttaaaaaaaaaacaagcactgagagaaaaatatggaataacAGACGAAATGGTGCTACCTTACGACCCGATACCTATTATCGACGTGCCCGAATTTGGTAATTTATCTGCAGTAATTGTgtacgataaattaaaaattcaatctcaAAATGATAAGGCTAAATTACTGGAAGCAAAAGAGATGGTATATCTTAAAGGTTTTTACGATGGCGTATTATTAGTAGGTAAATACAAAGGAAAGAAAGTGCAGGATGTTAAAAAACAACTACAAAAGGAATTGATAGATGAGGGTAAAGCGGTCATATATTACGAACCGGAAAAAACTGTTATATCTAGATCAAACGATGAATGCGTGGTAGCTTTATGTAATCAATGGTATCTGGTTTATGGAGAAGAAAGTTGGAAAAAAGAAGCAACAGTGGCCTTAAATAACCTCAATACCTTTCATGACGAAGTGAAAAGGAATTTTATGGCATGTCTTGATTGGTTACGCGAATATGCATGTTCACGAACTTATGGACTTGGTACTAAATTACCATGGGATGAAGATTGGTTAATAGAATCCTTGTCAGATTCAACGATCTATATGGCTTATTATACCGTTGCGCATTTGTTACAAGGGGGCACATTTAAAGGTGATAAACCTAATACATACAACATAAAGGCAAATCAAATGACACCAAAAGTATGGgattacattttcttcaagGATGCTAAGTTTCCAAAAACAGATATACGAAAAGATGCCTTAAATCATATGCGACGCGAATTTCAATACTGGTATCCGGTAGATTTGAGAGTATCTGGGAAAGATCTCGTACAGAATCATctcacatttttcatttataatcaCGTTGCCGTGTGGTCTACGCAACCCGAATTATGGCCAAAAGGAATAAGAGCAAATGGACATTTACTATTAAACTCATCTAAGATGTCAAAATCTGAAGGTAACTTCTTGACACTTGCGGAGGCGGTAGAAAAATTTTCAGCGGATGGTATGCGACTCTGTTTAGCTGATTCTGGTGATTCGATCGAAGATGCTAATTTCGTAGAAAGTATGGCGAATGCTGGAATTCTTCGATTgtataatttcatcgaatgGGTCAAAGAAGTATTGGCATTAAAGAGTACCTTTAGACAAGGAAAGCCAGATACATTCAATGATAAGGTCTTTGAAAGCGAAATGAACTTAAAAATACGAGAGACTGGagataattattcgaaaatgcTGTATAAGGAAGCGTTAAAGACAGGATTCTTTGAATTGCAAGCAGCAAGAGACAAGTATATACAGCTGAGCGCGTTAGATGGTATTAATTGGACATTGATTATGAGATTTATAGAacttcaaattattcttttgtCTCCGATTTGTCCGCATGTAACAGAACATGTATGGAAACTTATTGGGAAAGAAGGAAGCATATTGAATGCTAGGTGGCCTCAGATAAGAGAAATAGACGAAATTCTCATAAAATCGTCTGAGTATCTTATGGATGCGGCGCATTCGTTTAGActtcttttaaaaagttatatGACACCAAGGAAAACCTCAAGCAATAAAAATGGAACAGCAATAGAAAAACCTACAGAAGGCATAATTTGGGTAGCTAAAACCTACCCTTCTTGGCAAAGCACTGTTTTAACTACCATGAAAGATTTGTACCTT AAGAATAGCAATAAACtaccagaaaataaaattattgcagTAGAATTGGGTAAAttacaagaattaaaaaaatacatgaagCGCGTTATGCCATTTGTACAGGTTATAAGAGAAAAAATGGGACTTATTGGATTAAGTGCACTTAACCTGACTTTAGATTTTGATGAATTCAAAGTTCTTCGGGATAACAAGAGTTATCTTGAAAATACTTTAGAT TTGGATACTGTTATCGTAAAATATACTGATGAAGCTCCTGAAAAAACGAAGGAAGAATGTTGTCCAGGCTCTCCATATATGAACTTTTTTTGTAAACCTGGAGTTACAGTATGTGTTATAAATCCGCAAAAGTGCAGCGGTTTATTTAGGTTATATATAAAGATCGCAAACGAAGACAGTGTAGCGAACGTCATATCGCGAATatcgaaagaaaacaaacaaataaagg aTCCGTCATCAGTTTTTTTATACCGTTATAACGATCCTCTCCTGGGATCCAGAATAAAACCAATTTGtgatgatattttaaaaggtAAAACTGAAATACCTAAGAATTCCACATTTAATGTGGAcacagaaaataaaactgttaaaGTAAGTGTGCAAGGTAGCGTATATGACATCGGTAACGAACTAATATATACAGTTCAATCTGagaaaaactga
- the LOC128879095 gene encoding leucine--tRNA ligase, cytoplasmic isoform X2, producing MRGMPIKACADKLKREMELYGYPPQFPEEQKAKEEVIDDIIIKDKSKGTKSKAVAKTVSAKYQWQIMQTLGLEHEEIKNFADSEYWLNYFPPLAVQDLKSIGLHIDWRRTFITTDANPFFDSFVRWQFEHLKAKNKIKYGKRYTVYSPKDGQPCMDHDRSTGEGVGPQEYTLIKMKLQEPYPTSLKSLSGKPVYLVAATLRPETMYGQTNCWIHPDMNYIAYTLSNGDIYISTERAARNMAYQGFFKEEGKISIALKLTGKDILGLPVEAPITINKIIYTLPMMTIKEDKGTGVVTSVPSDSPDDYAALMDLKKKQALREKYGITDEMVLPYDPIPIIDVPEFGNLSAVIVYDKLKIQSQNDKAKLLEAKEMVYLKGFYDGVLLVGKYKGKKVQDVKKQLQKELIDEGKAVIYYEPEKTVISRSNDECVVALCNQWYLVYGEESWKKEATVALNNLNTFHDEVKRNFMACLDWLREYACSRTYGLGTKLPWDEDWLIESLSDSTIYMAYYTVAHLLQGGTFKGDKPNTYNIKANQMTPKVWDYIFFKDAKFPKTDIRKDALNHMRREFQYWYPVDLRVSGKDLVQNHLTFFIYNHVAVWSTQPELWPKGIRANGHLLLNSSKMSKSEGNFLTLAEAVEKFSADGMRLCLADSGDSIEDANFVESMANAGILRLYNFIEWVKEVLALKSTFRQGKPDTFNDKVFESEMNLKIRETGDNYSKMLYKEALKTGFFELQAARDKYIQLSALDGINWTLIMRFIELQIILLSPICPHVTEHVWKLIGKEGSILNARWPQIREIDEILIKSSEYLMDAAHSFRLLLKSYMTPRKTSSNKNGTAIEKPTEGIIWVAKTYPSWQSTVLTTMKDLYLKNSNKLPENKIIAVELGKLQELKKYMKRVMPFVQVIREKMGLIGLSALNLTLDFDEFKVLRDNKSYLENTLDLDTVIVKYTDEAPEKTKEECCPGSPYMNFFCKPGVTVCVINPQKCSGLFRLYIKIANEDSVANVISRISKENKQIKDPSSVFLYRYNDPLLGSRIKPICDDILKGKTEIPKNSTFNVDTENKTVKVSVQGSVYDIGNELIYTVQSEKN from the exons ATGCGAG GTATGCCCATCAAAGCATGTGCAGATAAACTTAAAAGAGAAATGGAATTGTATGGTTATCCACCACAGTTTCCTGAAGAACAAAAAGCAAAAGAAGAAGTCATAgatgatattataataaaggACAAAAGTAAAGGAACAAAG agcAAAGCTGTTGCAAAGACTGTTAGTGCAAAATATCAATGGCAAATTATGCAAACCCTTGGTTTGGAACATGAAGAGATAAAGAATTTTGCTGACTCTGAATATTGGTTAAACTATTTTCCACCTCTTGCTGTTCAagatttaaaatcaattgGATTACAT ATAGATTGGCGCAGAACATTTATTACAACTGATGCAAATCCATTTTTTGATTCATTTGTACGGTGGCaatttgaacatttaaaagcaaagaacaaaataaaatatgggaAAAGGTATACAGTTTATTCACCAAAGGATGGGCAACCTTGTATGGATCATGATAGATCAACAGGAGAAGGAGTAGGACCACAAGAATACACattgattaaaatgaaattacaagaacCTTATCCTACAAGCCTGAAGTCCCTTTCTGGCAAACCAGTTTATTTAGTAGCTGCCACTCTGAGGCCAGAAACAATGTATGGTCAAACAAACTGCTGGATTCATCCAGATATGAATTATATTGCATATACTCTGTCAAATggagatatttatatatcaacAGAAAGAGCAGCACGGAACATGGCCTATCAAGGTTTCTTTAAAGAGGAGGGAAAGATATCAATTGCCTTAAAACTTACTGGAAAAGATATACTAGGATTACCTGTAGAAGCACCTATtacaattaacaaaataatttacactttACCAATGATGACTATCAAAGAAGACAAAGGTACCGGAGTTGTTACTTCTGTACCTAGTGATTCTCCTGATGATTATGCAGCCTTAATggacttaaaaaaaaaacaagcactgagagaaaaatatggaataacAGACGAAATGGTGCTACCTTACGACCCGATACCTATTATCGACGTGCCCGAATTTGGTAATTTATCTGCAGTAATTGTgtacgataaattaaaaattcaatctcaAAATGATAAGGCTAAATTACTGGAAGCAAAAGAGATGGTATATCTTAAAGGTTTTTACGATGGCGTATTATTAGTAGGTAAATACAAAGGAAAGAAAGTGCAGGATGTTAAAAAACAACTACAAAAGGAATTGATAGATGAGGGTAAAGCGGTCATATATTACGAACCGGAAAAAACTGTTATATCTAGATCAAACGATGAATGCGTGGTAGCTTTATGTAATCAATGGTATCTGGTTTATGGAGAAGAAAGTTGGAAAAAAGAAGCAACAGTGGCCTTAAATAACCTCAATACCTTTCATGACGAAGTGAAAAGGAATTTTATGGCATGTCTTGATTGGTTACGCGAATATGCATGTTCACGAACTTATGGACTTGGTACTAAATTACCATGGGATGAAGATTGGTTAATAGAATCCTTGTCAGATTCAACGATCTATATGGCTTATTATACCGTTGCGCATTTGTTACAAGGGGGCACATTTAAAGGTGATAAACCTAATACATACAACATAAAGGCAAATCAAATGACACCAAAAGTATGGgattacattttcttcaagGATGCTAAGTTTCCAAAAACAGATATACGAAAAGATGCCTTAAATCATATGCGACGCGAATTTCAATACTGGTATCCGGTAGATTTGAGAGTATCTGGGAAAGATCTCGTACAGAATCATctcacatttttcatttataatcaCGTTGCCGTGTGGTCTACGCAACCCGAATTATGGCCAAAAGGAATAAGAGCAAATGGACATTTACTATTAAACTCATCTAAGATGTCAAAATCTGAAGGTAACTTCTTGACACTTGCGGAGGCGGTAGAAAAATTTTCAGCGGATGGTATGCGACTCTGTTTAGCTGATTCTGGTGATTCGATCGAAGATGCTAATTTCGTAGAAAGTATGGCGAATGCTGGAATTCTTCGATTgtataatttcatcgaatgGGTCAAAGAAGTATTGGCATTAAAGAGTACCTTTAGACAAGGAAAGCCAGATACATTCAATGATAAGGTCTTTGAAAGCGAAATGAACTTAAAAATACGAGAGACTGGagataattattcgaaaatgcTGTATAAGGAAGCGTTAAAGACAGGATTCTTTGAATTGCAAGCAGCAAGAGACAAGTATATACAGCTGAGCGCGTTAGATGGTATTAATTGGACATTGATTATGAGATTTATAGAacttcaaattattcttttgtCTCCGATTTGTCCGCATGTAACAGAACATGTATGGAAACTTATTGGGAAAGAAGGAAGCATATTGAATGCTAGGTGGCCTCAGATAAGAGAAATAGACGAAATTCTCATAAAATCGTCTGAGTATCTTATGGATGCGGCGCATTCGTTTAGActtcttttaaaaagttatatGACACCAAGGAAAACCTCAAGCAATAAAAATGGAACAGCAATAGAAAAACCTACAGAAGGCATAATTTGGGTAGCTAAAACCTACCCTTCTTGGCAAAGCACTGTTTTAACTACCATGAAAGATTTGTACCTT AAGAATAGCAATAAACtaccagaaaataaaattattgcagTAGAATTGGGTAAAttacaagaattaaaaaaatacatgaagCGCGTTATGCCATTTGTACAGGTTATAAGAGAAAAAATGGGACTTATTGGATTAAGTGCACTTAACCTGACTTTAGATTTTGATGAATTCAAAGTTCTTCGGGATAACAAGAGTTATCTTGAAAATACTTTAGAT TTGGATACTGTTATCGTAAAATATACTGATGAAGCTCCTGAAAAAACGAAGGAAGAATGTTGTCCAGGCTCTCCATATATGAACTTTTTTTGTAAACCTGGAGTTACAGTATGTGTTATAAATCCGCAAAAGTGCAGCGGTTTATTTAGGTTATATATAAAGATCGCAAACGAAGACAGTGTAGCGAACGTCATATCGCGAATatcgaaagaaaacaaacaaataaagg aTCCGTCATCAGTTTTTTTATACCGTTATAACGATCCTCTCCTGGGATCCAGAATAAAACCAATTTGtgatgatattttaaaaggtAAAACTGAAATACCTAAGAATTCCACATTTAATGTGGAcacagaaaataaaactgttaaaGTAAGTGTGCAAGGTAGCGTATATGACATCGGTAACGAACTAATATATACAGTTCAATCTGagaaaaactga
- the LOC128879152 gene encoding uncharacterized protein LOC128879152: protein MQGVRVLDGGFSTQLATHVGDVIDGDPLWTARFLVTNPKAIISTHLDFLRAGADIILTNTYQASIDGFSKYMNMTEKESLNLFSKAVDYAKVAVDLYNKEIENKENVVNENPLIAGSIGPYGACLHDASEYTGKYCSSVSEKILMDWHRPRISKLIESGVDLLAIETIPCKREAEALLCLLKEFPNIKAWLSFSCRDDGKSIADGSNFQNVVTQCHKMALPGQILAVGVNCIAPQCVASLLKGINGSCKQEFIPLVVYPNSGEKYTVEAGWIRKDGGDTLHQYIHEWLNLGVRYIGGCCRTHDTDVKKIRAEVENWKNI from the coding sequence ATGCAAGGAGTACGAGTATTAGATGGTGGATTTTCTACACAATTAGCAACTCACGTGGGTGATGTAATAGACGGGGATCCCTTGTGGACAGCACGATTTCTTGTCACAAATCCTAAAGCTATTATCTCTACACATTTGGATTTTTTAAGAGCTGGAGCTGACATAATTCTTACCAATACTTATCAGGCGTCTATAGATGGTTTTTCgaaatatatgaatatgaCAGAAAAGGAAAgccttaatttatttagtaaagCTGTAGATTATGCTAAAGTAGCTGTagatttatataacaaagaaatcgaaaacaaagagaatgttgtaaatgaaaatccaTTGATAGCTGGATCTATTGGACCATACGGTGCCTGTTTACATGATGCCTCAGAATACACTGGTAAATATTGCTCCTCTGTGTCAGAGAAAATTCTCATGGATTGGCATAGGCCTCGTATTAGTAAATTGATCGAGAGTGGTGTAGATCTGTTAGCAATAGAAACAATACCATGTAAACGGGAGGCAGAAGCACTGCTTTGTTTATTAAAAGAGTTTCCAAACATAAAGGCTTGGTTGTCTTTTTCTTGTCGTGATGATGGGAAGAGTATAGCTGATGGTTCTAACTTtcaaaatgttgtaacacagtGTCATAAAATGGCTTTACCAGGACAAATATTAGCAGTTGGTGTTAATTGTATTGCACCACAGTGTGTAGCTTCTTTATTGAAAGGAATTAATGGAAGTtgtaaacaagaatttatacCTTTAGTAGTATATCCTAACAGTggtgaaaaatatacagtagAAGCTGGTTGGATAAGAAAGGATGGAGGAGATACATTACACCAATATATACACGAATGGCTTAATTTGGGTGTAAGGTATATAGGTGGATGTTGTAGGACACATGATACAGatgtaaagaaaatacgaGCGGAAgtggaaaattggaaaaatatatga
- the LOC128879129 gene encoding homocysteine S-methyltransferase-like — MVNVKILDGGFSAQLSTHVGAKIDGDPLWTARFLATNPDAVYATHLDFLRAGADIIETNTYQASVSGLTKYLSITEDESIKLLHEAVNLAKRAINDYTNEIAGNNDVENKEPLIAGSCGPYGASLHNGSEYNGAYGKTVPCKVMMEWHKSRIDAFIDAGIELLALETIPCYQEAEALVELLKQYPNVKAWLSFSCKRNSQNIVDGSRFQEVATHCYKMALPGQIIAIGVNCIAPRDVTPLLKNINKGGENEFIPLIAYPNNGEIYSIEGWVKDENCTSFESFIPEWLDLGIRYIGGCCRIYADNIKSIRKEVNSYKKKKEAMD, encoded by the coding sequence atggtGAATGTTAAGATATTGGACGGTGGATTTTCGGCGCAATTATCTACTCATGTCGGTGCGAAGATCGACGGTGATCCATTGTGGACAGCACGATTTTTAGCAACAAATCCTGATGCTGTCTATGCTACTCATTTAGATTTTTTGCGAGCAGGTGCAGATATTATAGAAACGAATACATATCAAGCTTCAGTATCTGgtttaacgaaatatttatctataacTGAAGATGAGAGCATAAAATTGTTACATGAAGCTGTTAATCTTGCTAAGAGAGCTATTAATGATTATACAAACGAAATAGCAGGGAATAatgatgttgaaaataaagaacCTTTGATTGCTGGTTCTTGTGGACCATATGGAGCTAGTTTACATAATGGTTCAGAATATAATGGAGCTTATGGCAAAACTGTACCTTGTAAAGTTATGATGGAATGGCATAAATCACGTATTGATGCTTTTATAGATGCTGGCATAGAATTATTAGCATTAGAGACTATACCTTGTTATCAAGAAGCAGAGGCATTGGTTGAACTTTTAAAACAATACCCAAATGTCAAAGCGTGGCTTTCATTTTCTTGCAAAAGAAACAGTCAAAATATAGTGGATGGTAGCAGGTTTCAAGAAGTAGCTACACACTGTTATAAGATGGCTTTACCAGGACAAATAATTGCCATTGGTGTAAATTGCATTGCTCCAAGAGATGTAACTcctctattaaaaaatattaataaaggtggagaaaatgaatttataccATTAATAGCATATCCTAATAATGGAGAAATATACTCAATTGAGGGATGGgtaaaagatgaaaattgtaCTTCATTTGAAAGTTTTATTCCTGAATGGTTGGATCTTGGAATACGATACATTGGAGGTTGTTGTAGAATATATGCagataatataaaatctatCAGAAAGGAAGTAAACAgttacaagaaaaagaaagaagcaaTGGATTAA